In Anabaena sphaerica FACHB-251, a genomic segment contains:
- the der gene encoding ribosome biogenesis GTPase Der produces MALPIVAIIGRPNVGKSTLVNRLAGDQTAIVHDEPGVTRDRTYRPAFWSDREFVVVDTGGLVFNDDTEFLPLIRQQALMALSEACAAIFVVDGQTGPMPADQEIAEWLRQQPVPIFLAVNKCESPDQGVIQASEFWELGLGEPYPISAIHGSGTGDILDELIKRIPDVKDVPEDNVIKVAIIGRPNVGKSSLLNAFVGEERAIVSPISGTTRDTIDTEIERNGQTYRLIDTAGIRKKKHIEYGTEFFSINRAFKAIRRADVVLLVLDAEDGATEQDQKLAGRIIEEGRACIIVVNKWDAVEKDSYTIYDYEKSLEARLHFTEWADIIFVSATTGQRVEKILELVNKAAEAHKRRVSTSVVNEVLTDAISWHSPPTSRGGRQGKIYYGTQVSSQPPTFALFVNDAQRFNDNYRRYIERQFRKQLGFDGTPIRLFWRSKKVRDAEIGNLNRATRVK; encoded by the coding sequence ATGGCACTGCCAATTGTTGCAATTATAGGCCGCCCCAACGTGGGCAAATCCACCTTAGTAAATCGTCTAGCCGGAGACCAAACGGCGATAGTCCATGATGAACCGGGTGTGACCCGCGATCGCACTTATCGACCGGCATTTTGGAGCGATCGCGAATTTGTGGTAGTCGATACCGGCGGTTTAGTATTTAATGATGATACCGAATTTCTCCCCTTGATTCGCCAACAGGCATTAATGGCGCTTTCAGAAGCCTGTGCAGCTATTTTTGTAGTGGATGGGCAAACAGGACCAATGCCAGCAGATCAAGAGATTGCTGAATGGTTACGCCAACAACCTGTACCAATTTTTCTGGCTGTAAATAAATGTGAATCCCCAGATCAAGGCGTTATTCAAGCCAGTGAATTTTGGGAACTGGGTTTAGGTGAACCTTACCCAATTTCGGCAATTCATGGTAGCGGTACTGGTGACATCCTGGATGAGTTAATTAAGCGCATCCCCGACGTTAAGGATGTACCAGAAGATAATGTGATTAAAGTCGCAATTATCGGTCGTCCAAATGTCGGCAAATCCAGTTTATTGAATGCTTTTGTTGGGGAAGAAAGAGCGATCGTTAGCCCCATTTCCGGGACAACGCGTGATACAATTGATACAGAAATTGAACGCAATGGGCAAACCTACCGCTTAATTGACACCGCCGGTATTCGCAAAAAGAAACATATAGAATACGGTACGGAATTCTTTAGTATTAACCGCGCTTTCAAAGCCATTCGTCGTGCCGATGTGGTTTTATTAGTGTTAGATGCTGAAGATGGAGCTACTGAACAAGACCAAAAATTAGCAGGGCGCATCATTGAAGAAGGTCGCGCTTGCATTATCGTAGTTAACAAATGGGATGCGGTGGAAAAAGACTCTTACACCATCTACGACTACGAAAAGAGCCTAGAAGCCAGGTTACATTTTACCGAATGGGCAGACATAATTTTTGTCAGTGCCACAACAGGACAACGGGTAGAAAAGATTTTAGAATTGGTGAATAAGGCAGCGGAAGCACACAAACGTCGTGTTAGCACATCCGTAGTTAATGAAGTCCTCACAGATGCAATTAGCTGGCATTCTCCACCAACTTCACGGGGCGGTCGTCAAGGTAAGATATATTATGGTACGCAAGTAAGTAGCCAACCACCTACATTTGCTCTATTTGTCAACGATGCTCAACGGTTTAATGACAATTATCGCCGTTATATTGAAAGACAGTTCCGCAAACAATTAGGGTTTGATGGTACTCCAATTCGTTTATTTTGGCGGAGTAAAAAAGTCCGGGATGCGGAAATTGGCAATCTCAATCGAGCAACTCGCGTAAAATAA
- a CDS encoding alpha/beta hydrolase, with product MLTKKSWKNLKIVAGVFSAIALTQFLGANTSAQAADKLVVRYGPLAESASLADLKKAAETGELPASLGTYTKRLTEQQRSFLVRGLKTRVPVNVVTLDRLLNTQLGNTILNDISTALNREDKAGSQAIRAGLILGANSPQGLSMLSFIAAYPSQNLEINVPQALTVARSLNMAFWRTQQFMLAMTPRIDPSKLQLARSFDPTQPGSAQVQILNLNLNDEKRQRKIPIDVYWSNSISPDKPVIVFSHGFGLVRTDLRYLAEHLASHGYVVAALEHPGSNITANKGINSLKPQEFLARPQDISFVVDELEKLNQNANNPLQGKLATNKVMVVGYSFGGTTALALAGGEFQIANLKQSCEQNAAKLTLVEGFLCVAKQLPENSYQLRDERIKQIVALNPATSLLFGQTGLTKVQVPTLMLTGSADNVTPALSEQMISFAKIPSPKWLAAAVGGTHLSVVDPSVTSDPQGKTNPSVSSREVVGEKAADVRKYVKAVTLAMAAQLTPEASKYAVFLTPDYAQVASTRLFPFRLLTEIPPAAMGLMPGN from the coding sequence ATGTTAACAAAGAAAAGCTGGAAAAATCTCAAGATAGTTGCAGGTGTATTTAGTGCTATCGCACTTACACAGTTTTTGGGAGCAAATACTTCCGCACAAGCAGCAGATAAACTTGTTGTGCGCTATGGACCATTGGCAGAATCTGCTTCTCTTGCAGATTTAAAAAAAGCTGCGGAAACAGGAGAATTACCTGCTAGTTTAGGGACTTATACCAAAAGATTAACCGAACAACAACGCAGTTTTCTAGTGCGGGGATTAAAAACTAGAGTACCTGTGAATGTTGTCACTCTTGATCGTTTACTCAATACTCAACTTGGCAACACAATTCTCAATGATATCTCTACGGCTTTAAATCGCGAGGATAAAGCGGGATCTCAAGCAATTAGAGCAGGTTTAATTTTAGGTGCTAATTCACCGCAAGGTTTATCTATGCTCAGTTTTATTGCTGCCTATCCTAGCCAAAACCTAGAGATTAATGTACCACAAGCTTTGACAGTGGCGCGAAGTTTGAATATGGCTTTTTGGCGGACTCAGCAATTTATGCTGGCTATGACTCCCCGAATTGATCCTAGCAAATTACAACTTGCTCGTTCTTTTGACCCTACACAACCAGGAAGCGCCCAAGTACAAATATTAAACTTAAATTTAAACGATGAAAAGCGTCAACGTAAAATTCCTATTGATGTTTACTGGTCAAATTCTATCAGTCCTGACAAACCTGTAATTGTCTTTTCTCATGGTTTTGGCTTAGTTCGCACCGATTTACGCTATTTAGCCGAACATCTCGCCTCTCATGGTTATGTAGTCGCAGCTTTAGAACATCCTGGTAGTAATATCACAGCTAATAAAGGCATCAATTCTTTAAAACCCCAGGAATTTTTAGCACGTCCCCAAGATATTAGTTTTGTTGTGGATGAATTAGAAAAACTTAACCAAAATGCTAATAACCCATTACAAGGAAAACTGGCCACTAATAAGGTGATGGTTGTCGGTTATTCTTTTGGTGGTACTACCGCTTTAGCATTAGCTGGTGGTGAGTTTCAAATTGCCAATCTTAAACAAAGCTGTGAGCAAAATGCAGCTAAATTGACTTTGGTGGAAGGTTTTTTGTGTGTAGCTAAACAATTACCAGAAAACAGTTACCAACTACGAGATGAAAGAATCAAACAGATAGTAGCTTTGAATCCTGCTACTTCTTTATTGTTTGGGCAAACTGGTTTAACAAAGGTGCAAGTACCAACTCTAATGTTGACAGGTTCTGCTGATAATGTCACCCCAGCTTTAAGTGAACAAATGATCAGTTTTGCTAAAATTCCATCTCCTAAATGGTTAGCTGCTGCGGTTGGTGGTACTCATCTGAGTGTGGTAGATCCTAGTGTTACTTCTGACCCGCAAGGAAAAACAAACCCATCCGTTTCTAGTCGGGAAGTGGTGGGTGAAAAAGCTGCGGATGTTCGCAAATATGTCAAAGCTGTTACTTTAGCAATGGCAGCGCAGTTAACTCCAGAAGCTAGTAAATATGCTGTTTTTCTGACTCCAGATTATGCTCAAGTGGCTTCAACTCGACTCTTCCCATTTCGTCTACTGACTGAAATTCCCCCTGCGGCAATGGGTTTGATGCCAGGGAATTAA
- a CDS encoding WD40 repeat domain-containing protein: MSKRQWLEISEYVCLGLSVLGTIAATVTQQMVYAAVPLAISIALNLANRPRFNHSQSQQQIEQLQASLQNITDKFYQVQETMDTSNQRLQQIEVWRQQLSQIIDQEIEISINQRLEKIEIWKQQSSQFIDQKIDISIQKLSTEINHFNQQIQDINNRLSELDNSLHNLNETIQNQGQKLINVQELKSEFSQFSQQISVVNSRFEQIEKSIQDGNESIQQQLVEFRKNQENQKSEFSQISQEIETVKPQFSQINNSIQQLHETLEQELNELEKVKQNQSAESSKFNNIFDSINQSLRTLDVLKELDTAFDTLIQPLDTPNQSDIETSQISQINLEFNQAVPTTSASENNTEKLLFVGTLKGHENKVMSVAFSPDGQILASGSEDKTIKIWDLATQQHRTLDGHKDASWSGGLNSVAFSPDGKLLAAGSGDKTITLFPCK, encoded by the coding sequence ATGAGCAAACGTCAATGGCTAGAAATTAGCGAGTATGTGTGCTTGGGTTTATCAGTATTGGGAACAATAGCAGCAACAGTGACTCAGCAGATGGTTTATGCAGCTGTTCCCCTTGCTATAAGTATAGCGTTAAATTTAGCCAATCGTCCCCGCTTTAATCATTCCCAGTCGCAACAACAAATTGAACAATTACAGGCAAGTCTGCAAAATATCACAGATAAATTTTACCAAGTACAGGAAACTATGGATACATCTAATCAACGGTTACAACAAATCGAAGTTTGGAGACAACAGTTAAGCCAAATTATCGACCAGGAAATTGAAATTTCTATTAATCAGCGGTTGGAAAAAATAGAAATCTGGAAACAACAGTCAAGTCAATTTATCGATCAGAAAATTGATATATCAATACAAAAATTGAGTACCGAAATTAACCACTTTAATCAACAAATTCAAGATATTAACAACCGTTTGAGTGAATTGGATAATTCTTTGCACAATTTGAATGAAACTATTCAAAACCAAGGACAAAAATTAATTAATGTTCAAGAATTAAAATCTGAATTTTCACAATTTAGTCAACAAATATCAGTTGTTAATTCTCGATTTGAGCAAATTGAGAAATCAATTCAAGATGGAAATGAAAGCATTCAGCAACAATTAGTAGAATTCCGCAAAAATCAAGAAAATCAAAAATCGGAATTTTCCCAAATTAGTCAAGAGATTGAAACTGTTAAACCGCAATTTTCCCAAATTAATAACTCAATCCAGCAGTTGCATGAAACCCTTGAACAAGAATTGAATGAATTAGAGAAAGTTAAACAAAATCAATCTGCTGAAAGTTCCAAATTTAATAACATCTTTGATTCTATCAACCAATCTTTAAGAACATTGGATGTTTTAAAAGAATTAGATACTGCTTTTGATACGTTGATTCAACCATTAGATACACCTAACCAATCAGATATTGAAACTTCACAAATTTCTCAAATAAATCTGGAATTTAATCAAGCAGTTCCCACGACATCTGCATCAGAAAATAACACAGAGAAATTATTATTTGTCGGAACTTTAAAAGGGCATGAAAATAAAGTTATGTCAGTTGCTTTTAGTCCTGACGGGCAGATTTTAGCTAGTGGTAGTGAAGACAAAACTATCAAAATTTGGGATTTAGCAACTCAGCAACATCGTACTCTTGACGGACATAAAGATGCTTCTTGGAGTGGAGGTCTTAACTCAGTCGCTTTTAGTCCCGATGGTAAACTTTTAGCTGCTGGAAGTGGGGATAAAACAATAACCCTGTTTCCTTGTAAATGA
- the rnc gene encoding ribonuclease III, producing MSSVYPRRQRQLESLVQKLGLSTDSPIKWPLLDLALTHATVSESANYEQLEFVGDAVVRLVAAVVLWEHYPDCSVGDFAAIRSVLVSDRILAKLAREYGLELYLLVAGSATADLIGQESRLADAFEAVLGALYLSTHNLGLIRPWLDPHFLELTQEIRLDPAKLNYKAALQEWTQAQFKVLPEYRVVEVNQPHRIHERFVAEVWLHEKMLGKGKGRSIKAAEQAAAKVAYLAVTEEVTGNR from the coding sequence ATGTCCAGCGTTTATCCTCGCCGTCAACGGCAACTTGAAAGTTTAGTCCAAAAGTTAGGTTTGTCAACAGATAGTCCGATAAAGTGGCCGTTACTCGACTTGGCGCTAACTCATGCCACTGTTTCGGAATCGGCAAATTATGAACAGCTGGAGTTTGTTGGTGATGCAGTGGTGCGGCTCGTGGCTGCTGTGGTGTTATGGGAACATTACCCCGACTGTTCGGTGGGGGATTTTGCGGCTATTCGTTCGGTGTTGGTGAGCGATCGCATTCTCGCCAAATTAGCAAGAGAATATGGTTTAGAACTATACTTACTTGTTGCTGGCAGTGCTACCGCTGATCTCATTGGTCAAGAGTCGCGTCTAGCAGATGCTTTTGAAGCAGTGCTGGGGGCGCTTTATCTCAGCACTCACAATTTAGGCCTGATTCGTCCTTGGTTAGATCCGCACTTCCTGGAACTGACACAAGAAATTCGCCTTGATCCGGCTAAATTAAACTATAAAGCTGCTCTGCAAGAATGGACTCAGGCACAATTTAAAGTTTTACCAGAGTACCGCGTTGTGGAAGTTAATCAGCCTCACCGTATTCATGAGCGTTTTGTGGCTGAAGTTTGGTTGCATGAGAAAATGTTGGGCAAAGGTAAGGGACGTTCTATTAAAGCCGCTGAACAAGCTGCGGCTAAAGTTGCTTATTTGGCAGTTACTGAAGAGGTGACAGGGAACAGGTGA
- a CDS encoding energy-coupling factor transporter transmembrane component T family protein — MDLLRSLPLGLYLEQPQTWLHKLDPRVKLIWLLSFLTSYVVANNYWRVLLVLLLIVFTLFAKIPLRVWRQQMGWLLVLSFMVLALGAISPDGLGINYQSRLPANEQILTQPATTKDTKKTPEIVDSKKEYRYVLFHKGPVKVNRRSVDLAISLSTIVFTLIYSTNLYLLTTAPEEITSGMESLMQPLRKFKIPVTEITLTLTLSLRFIPLVLEEIQNLVRSVMTRAINWKKLGLKGGAKVWLIVIERLLENLLLRAEQMANAMMVRGFTSPNEHRVKWQELKLKLGDWLAIAILVVFWGVRIAFGTEVS; from the coding sequence ATGGATTTACTGCGATCGCTCCCACTCGGCTTATACTTAGAACAACCGCAAACTTGGCTACACAAATTAGATCCACGAGTTAAGTTAATTTGGTTGTTAAGCTTTCTCACCAGCTATGTTGTCGCTAACAACTATTGGCGAGTCCTGCTGGTATTGTTGCTCATTGTTTTTACCCTATTTGCCAAAATTCCACTGAGAGTATGGCGGCAACAAATGGGCTGGCTGTTGGTGCTATCATTTATGGTATTGGCGCTCGGTGCGATTAGTCCTGATGGACTAGGTATAAATTATCAATCACGCCTACCAGCGAACGAACAAATTTTAACTCAACCCGCAACTACTAAAGATACCAAAAAGACTCCAGAAATAGTAGATAGTAAGAAAGAATATAGATATGTGCTATTTCACAAAGGACCAGTGAAAGTAAATCGTCGTTCCGTGGATTTAGCAATTAGCCTCAGTACAATAGTCTTTACTTTAATTTACAGCACGAATTTATATTTGCTAACAACCGCACCAGAAGAAATTACATCTGGGATGGAAAGCTTAATGCAACCGCTAAGAAAATTCAAAATACCCGTTACAGAAATTACCCTAACTCTAACTTTATCCTTGCGGTTTATTCCCCTAGTTTTAGAAGAAATCCAAAACCTAGTGCGTTCTGTAATGACTAGGGCAATTAACTGGAAAAAGCTAGGATTAAAAGGAGGAGCTAAAGTTTGGTTAATTGTGATTGAGAGACTGTTAGAAAATTTGCTTTTAAGAGCCGAACAAATGGCAAATGCGATGATGGTAAGAGGTTTTACCAGTCCCAACGAGCATCGAGTCAAATGGCAAGAGTTAAAATTAAAATTAGGTGACTGGTTAGCTATTGCGATTTTAGTTGTATTTTGGGGAGTGAGAATAGCCTTTGGGACAGAAGTTTCTTAG
- a CDS encoding D-Ala-D-Ala carboxypeptidase family metallohydrolase — protein MTSNSPDSINPGTIKSLSEFVKLNPPAIFITDAHPDLIKEIQGILKIEVDGVLGSLTKQAFSEFKEFNQLQYPLGLGVTTAKELLEFKGKEETASTTDDSTGSEAKVNASAGSRTGASMKLPGGEIVYANQYIVEGIPLTWGEATKNCTRIPTSAEYVANAIKVAKTWGPVREKFGSPIRITSGYRPPQVNKSIGGARNSQHLYFRAIDMQPLNGDFRKLWDVLKASQFIGLGDAVFMGRNKGFFHADIRPGDRVIFPY, from the coding sequence ATGACATCAAACTCCCCAGATTCAATCAACCCTGGAACTATCAAATCTCTATCTGAGTTTGTGAAACTCAACCCACCTGCTATATTCATCACTGATGCTCACCCAGACCTGATTAAAGAAATACAAGGAATCCTGAAGATAGAAGTAGATGGTGTTCTCGGTTCCCTAACTAAGCAAGCTTTCTCAGAATTCAAGGAATTTAACCAACTACAATATCCCTTGGGACTAGGAGTAACTACAGCTAAAGAGTTACTAGAGTTCAAAGGTAAGGAGGAAACCGCAAGTACCACAGATGACAGCACTGGTTCAGAAGCAAAAGTGAATGCCTCTGCTGGATCGCGTACAGGTGCGTCAATGAAACTTCCTGGAGGTGAAATAGTCTATGCAAACCAATATATTGTTGAAGGTATTCCTCTAACTTGGGGTGAAGCTACCAAAAATTGTACTCGTATTCCTACCAGTGCTGAATATGTAGCAAATGCCATCAAAGTGGCGAAAACTTGGGGACCAGTGAGAGAGAAATTTGGTTCACCTATTAGAATTACTTCTGGCTATCGTCCACCCCAGGTTAACAAGTCAATAGGAGGCGCTCGGAATAGTCAGCATCTCTACTTCCGTGCGATAGATATGCAGCCCTTGAATGGTGATTTCAGAAAGCTTTGGGATGTGTTAAAAGCTTCTCAATTTATTGGTTTAGGAGATGCTGTTTTTATGGGCAGAAATAAGGGATTCTTTCATGCTGACATTAGACCCGGTGATAGGGTTATCTTTCCTTACTAA
- the corA gene encoding magnesium/cobalt transporter CorA, which yields MIKKFRRLPQVITKQSFTEYYHQPGTPPGTIIIDENAEQPNILLIDYNQTDLIRQQITNPEDCVNYLDTESVSWVDVQGLGNRDILERLGKVFELHPLVLEDVVNMAERPKIEDYEDQLLIIARMVVPKERSYGFHSEQVSFVLGKHYLLTVQEEAEFDCFDGVRTRIAKNKGTIRKQGADYLAYALLDAIIDGFFPVLELYGERIEELEEEVIVKPTPQTLQQIHQIRRELLQLRRAIWPQRDAINSLIRDSSEIISDEVRIYLRDCYDHAVQVMDMVETYRELASGLMDVYLSAVSNKMNEIMKFLTVVSSIFIPLTFVAGIYGMNFNTEKSPYNMPELNWYLGYPLCLGLMALIAGMLIFLFWRRGWLADSWHIKQK from the coding sequence ATGATTAAAAAATTTCGCCGTCTTCCTCAAGTTATAACTAAACAATCTTTCACGGAATATTATCATCAACCAGGAACTCCCCCAGGAACCATAATTATTGATGAAAATGCTGAACAACCAAATATTCTTTTGATTGACTACAACCAAACTGATCTGATTCGTCAACAAATAACTAACCCAGAAGATTGCGTCAATTATTTGGATACAGAATCTGTTTCTTGGGTGGATGTACAAGGTTTAGGTAATAGAGATATCTTGGAACGCTTGGGTAAAGTTTTTGAGTTGCATCCTCTAGTTTTAGAAGATGTGGTAAATATGGCAGAACGTCCAAAAATTGAGGACTATGAAGACCAATTATTGATTATCGCTCGGATGGTAGTACCCAAGGAAAGAAGTTATGGTTTTCATAGTGAACAAGTGAGTTTTGTTTTAGGAAAACATTATTTACTTACAGTTCAAGAAGAAGCAGAATTTGATTGTTTTGATGGAGTCAGAACACGAATTGCTAAAAATAAAGGTACAATTCGCAAACAAGGAGCAGATTATTTAGCTTATGCTTTATTAGATGCAATTATTGATGGTTTTTTTCCAGTTCTAGAACTCTATGGAGAACGCATTGAAGAATTAGAGGAAGAAGTAATAGTTAAACCTACTCCGCAAACATTACAACAAATTCACCAAATTCGACGAGAATTATTACAATTGCGTCGTGCGATTTGGCCTCAAAGAGATGCAATTAATTCTTTGATTAGAGACAGTAGTGAAATAATTAGTGACGAAGTACGAATCTATCTGCGAGACTGTTATGATCATGCAGTGCAAGTGATGGATATGGTGGAAACTTATCGAGAATTAGCATCGGGATTAATGGATGTCTATCTTTCCGCAGTTAGCAATAAAATGAATGAAATTATGAAGTTCCTAACTGTAGTTTCATCAATTTTTATTCCTCTAACTTTTGTAGCTGGAATATATGGGATGAATTTCAATACTGAAAAATCACCATATAATATGCCGGAATTAAATTGGTATTTGGGTTATCCCCTATGCTTGGGATTGATGGCCTTAATTGCTGGTATGTTAATATTCTTGTTTTGGCGACGGGGTTGGCTGGCAGATTCATGGCATATTAAGCAAAAATAA
- a CDS encoding Gfo/Idh/MocA family protein, producing MTKIKLAVIGVGRWGVHLLRNFLAHPQVSVVAIVDPHPERLAAVKQQFNIDENVLLTTEWESVKQISGLTAVAIATPATTHYSLIKDSLQQGYHVLAEKPLTLDPEECRELCQLAEYQQLILMVDHTYLFHPAVEKGQAVVQAGQLGDLRYGYATRTHLGPVRQDVDALWDLAIHDLAIFNTWLGKLPVKVQATGTVWLQGDREIGGNTMTTLPQSQGLADLVWVTLTYPDNFQAYIHLCWLNPDKQRRLGIVGSKGSLIFDEMSPSSPLTLIHGEFAKEGNLFIPVNQRQEVLEIEKTEPLGKVCDRFVSSVLENTPSMVSSGWVGRELVEILSALTTSLQQGGKSLTLPVL from the coding sequence ATGACTAAAATTAAACTTGCAGTTATCGGGGTTGGACGTTGGGGAGTGCATTTGTTGCGGAATTTTCTCGCACATCCTCAAGTAAGTGTGGTGGCTATAGTAGACCCACATCCAGAAAGATTGGCAGCAGTCAAACAACAGTTTAATATAGATGAGAATGTATTATTAACAACGGAATGGGAGTCTGTAAAGCAGATTTCGGGGCTAACAGCAGTGGCGATCGCTACTCCCGCGACTACTCACTATAGCTTAATTAAAGATTCTCTCCAGCAGGGATATCACGTTTTGGCAGAAAAACCCCTAACTCTTGACCCAGAAGAATGTCGGGAACTATGCCAATTAGCTGAGTATCAGCAATTGATCCTCATGGTTGACCATACCTATTTATTTCACCCAGCAGTGGAAAAAGGTCAAGCCGTAGTTCAAGCCGGTCAGCTAGGTGATTTACGTTATGGTTATGCTACCCGTACTCATTTGGGACCCGTGCGCCAAGATGTTGATGCACTATGGGATTTAGCGATTCATGATCTTGCTATCTTCAACACTTGGTTAGGTAAGTTACCTGTAAAAGTACAAGCAACGGGTACAGTTTGGTTACAGGGAGATCGGGAAATCGGGGGAAACACCATGACCACATTACCTCAAAGCCAAGGTTTAGCTGATTTAGTTTGGGTAACGCTGACTTATCCAGATAATTTTCAAGCATATATTCACCTGTGCTGGTTGAATCCTGATAAACAGCGTCGTTTAGGAATTGTGGGTAGTAAAGGAAGTTTGATTTTTGATGAAATGTCACCTTCATCACCTTTAACTTTGATACATGGGGAGTTTGCCAAAGAGGGAAATTTATTTATACCTGTAAATCAACGTCAGGAAGTGCTGGAAATTGAAAAAACTGAACCATTAGGAAAAGTGTGCGATCGCTTTGTTAGCAGTGTCTTGGAAAATACCCCCTCAATGGTTTCCTCCGGGTGGGTAGGTAGAGAGTTAGTAGAAATTCTCAGTGCTTTAACTACATCTCTCCAGCAGGGAGGTAAATCTTTGACGCTCCCCGTCCTATAG
- a CDS encoding M20/M25/M40 family metallo-hydrolase → MKKRLWLLLIMLSAIVVMGISGIFQQPETLPIVKNTPIEKPQLQPEPQNNHHLHKNIDINNTFTPTVSADQLLAHIQKLNFQRYTEKERSLSRTYITNQLQKYGWKPQIETFPTGVNIFAQQQGTDKTAGAILIAAHYDTVNLSPGADDNATGVAVVLEIARLFADHPTPKTLQLAFFDKEEAGLLGSQAFVKQAARLKNIRGVIVMDMVGYACYTPGCQQYPAGLPVTPPSDKGDFLAVVGDMEHLPLLNTFAVKNTNQNLPAVLTLPIPFKGLLTPDTLRSDHAPFWYQGVGAVLVTDTANLRSPNYHQPNDLPKNIQGSFFTGAAQIIVNSTTRLLEQPGFFTTPPAT, encoded by the coding sequence ATGAAGAAAAGGCTTTGGCTATTATTAATAATGCTGAGTGCAATAGTTGTAATGGGTATTAGTGGTATTTTTCAGCAACCTGAAACTTTACCCATCGTTAAAAATACTCCCATAGAAAAACCCCAACTACAACCAGAACCGCAAAATAATCATCATCTTCATAAGAATATTGATATTAATAATACTTTTACTCCAACAGTATCTGCTGATCAGCTTTTGGCACATATTCAAAAGTTGAATTTTCAGCGATATACAGAAAAAGAGCGATCGCTCTCCCGCACCTATATCACAAATCAACTACAAAAATACGGATGGAAACCCCAAATCGAAACATTCCCCACAGGTGTAAATATTTTTGCTCAACAACAGGGAACTGACAAAACCGCTGGAGCAATTCTCATCGCTGCCCATTATGATACCGTTAATTTATCTCCCGGTGCAGACGACAACGCCACTGGTGTAGCTGTAGTTTTAGAAATTGCTAGACTTTTTGCTGATCATCCTACACCTAAAACATTGCAGTTAGCTTTTTTTGACAAAGAAGAAGCAGGACTTTTAGGTAGTCAAGCTTTTGTTAAACAAGCAGCACGGTTAAAAAATATCCGGGGTGTAATAGTTATGGATATGGTCGGTTATGCTTGTTATACTCCTGGATGTCAACAATATCCTGCTGGACTACCTGTAACCCCACCTAGTGATAAAGGTGATTTTTTAGCTGTAGTTGGTGATATGGAACATTTACCTTTATTAAATACTTTTGCTGTTAAAAACACTAATCAAAATTTACCCGCAGTGTTGACATTACCCATACCCTTTAAAGGTTTGTTAACTCCTGACACCTTAAGAAGTGATCATGCTCCCTTTTGGTATCAAGGAGTAGGTGCTGTGTTAGTGACAGATACTGCTAATTTGCGTAGTCCTAATTATCATCAACCTAATGATTTACCAAAAAATATCCAGGGTTCATTTTTCACAGGTGCAGCGCAAATTATTGTCAATTCTACTACTAGATTGTTAGAGCAACCGGGCTTTTTTACAACTCCACCAGCCACTTAA